Proteins from one Athalia rosae chromosome 8, iyAthRosa1.1, whole genome shotgun sequence genomic window:
- the LOC105686519 gene encoding centrosomal protein of 120 kDa-like — MEEIAGQNVQIVLSLKEGNGFSLVENPTLIVATLNGQALESYPINPELNPQYATDLMWDADKATVRKMRVGHVPLKIECFTVNNNGVREKIGYILLPLRSAQIVARGKDANVKVMWHKFLGVKNELRASGPELLLSLTIEGRENLPGSSCGGLEDNAQLERETDSSAAGVTPRLLHEERLIQLGSDPTCVDLFLLSITAGRVDNLEYLLQRGFTEFTENFTFCYQILNNDIQLKPFKKDHKPHNLNEKIVIRIRSSLNVLKNYFHKNPYLFVQLRYGNSVAGRSKIDLRPLVPSDNIDLSKNSNDNGIALDQQCYLDSNDYGQTIAPGESPSINIQLRLQCVGKNNSNSKSISSTAIPSTINNAGTDDVASKLVSNCWTRPAEVDTKAAHRLIEEKRSEIDAHRNPGGDYGKCIKIHQPTMGYKAPNKHSLSCEIIKQPTPDLIFSQSADAILHSAAGKECSRSIEAYRCYSLEISLDSVELSEEFKIENLNFRFHHPKAKVMSTLHPKIPGPLKKKLMLQDIQCKLHFVSSVDEIGKLLVAFPPKISICEADDTSNVSLAQAVLDVRQLFDKIEPGCKIRVPLVDSDRHEVGILDVIMKLEDCGPYYKSKRRKSDVDLGPPILDDSLAYKIVEELETWKERQQEMFRVELKRKEEQHLNLLSDEWQKRREALEMRLNCSVEQCKMLANSLNNATEDLRVRRLKSLEKEARLIKANEDLQWRYDHKMQELREASQRLEDDLNHKLSILEQQREVLEAKVGPLEVENDKLRQIVNRQVEELEIYQKGSLTQDQTASLLQDLKRMEEKLNSALKSKSFFKEQWGKAVREIHRMKMEHQQAVEVHIKNSKEELKNINLEDVLCMDSKELMNDQILLGQIQKEINVIKPQSSFIQMEMEDQMYSRPTNLYTKSNHSMVRSEISMKSEELDERLKNLIEERDSLLKTGSYSIDDAVIVKLNNEIRSLLITS; from the exons ATGGAGGAAATCGCTGGCCAAAACGTACAGATTGTACTCAGCCTCAAAGAAG GGAACGGATTCAGTCTCGTTGAAAATCCTACATTAATCGTCGCGACTCTGAATGGGCAAGCTCTGGAATCGTATCCTATAAATCCAGAATTAAATCCTCAATACGCCACTGACTTGATGTGGGATGCCGACAAGGCGACTGTCAGGAA AATGAGAGTGGGCCATGTTCCGCTAAAAATAGAATGTTTTACTGTCAACAATAACGGcgttagagaaaaaattggatacaTTTTGCTTCCCTTACGTTCCGCGCAAATAGTAGCTAGAGGTAAAGATGCAAATGTTAAAGTGATGTGGCACAAATTTCTCGGTGTTAAAAATGAACTGAGAGCATCAGGTCCTGAGTTACTGCTCAGTTTGACCatagaaggaagagaaaatctTCCAGGCTCCAGCTGTGGCGGGCTCGAA GACAACGCGCAGTTGGAAAGAGAAACAGATTCGTCAGCGGCGGGCGTCACACCTCGCCTTCTGCATGAGGAACGCTTGATACAATTGGGTTCTGATCCAACTTGCGTGGATCTATTTCTCCTCAGTATCACAGCTGGGAGAGTCGATAATCTAGAATACCTTCTTCAAAGAGGGTTCACGGAGTTCACGGAAAACTTTACTTTTTGCTACCAAATATTAAACAACGACATACAACTGAAACCCTTTAAAAAAGATCACAAGCCTCAtaatctgaatgaaaaaatagtcaTCCGAATACGAAGCTCTCTAAACGTACTGAAAAACTATTTCCACAAAAATCCATATCTTTTCGTTCAACTCCGATACGGGAACAGTGTAGCTGGACGATCGAAGATAGATCTTCGTCCCCTGGTTCCGAGTGACAATATAGATCTTTCAAAAAACTCCAACGACAACGGTATCGCTTTAGATCAGCAATGCTATCTGGACAGCAATGATTACGGACAAACCATTG CCCCAGGGGAAAGCCCTTCGATAAATATTCAGTTAAGGCTACAATGTGTTGGGAAAAACAACTCGAATTCCAAAAGTATTTCAAGTACTGCGATTCCGAGTACAATAAACAATGCTGGAACCGATGACGTTGCGTCAAAGTTAGTCAGTAATTGTTGGACCAGACCAGCGGAGGTCGATACTAAAGCTGCTCATCGTCTA ATTGAAGAAAAGAGATCGGAAATCGATGCGCACAGAAATCCTGGTGGCGATTATGGAAAATGTATTAAAATACACCAACCTACCATGGGCTATAAAGCTCCGAACAAGCATTCGCTCAGTTGTGAAATCATCAAACAACCAACTCCcgatttaatattttctcaGTCTGCGGATGCAATATTACACTCTGCTGCTGGCAAGGAGTGTTCGAGAAGCATTGAAGCTTACCGTTGCTACAGCTTGGAAATTTCACTGGACAGCGTAGAGCTTTCGGAGGAGTTTaagatagaaaatttgaatttccg TTTTCATCATCCTAAGGCAAAAGTTATGTCAACCTTGCATCCGAAAATTCCCGGgccattgaagaaaaaattaatgctcCAGGACATCCAATGCAAACTACACTTTGTATCATCCGTAGATGAGATAGGAAAGCTCTTGGTCGCCTTTCCACCAAAAATCAGTATTTGTGAGGCTGACGATACTTCCAATGTCAGTTTGGCCCAAGCTGTTCTCGACGTTAGACAATTATTTGACAAAATTGAG CCAGGGTGCAAAATCCGGGTGCCACTGGTGGATTCTGATCGCCATGAAGTTGGCATTTTAGATGTGATAATGAAGCTGGAAGACTGCGGGCCTTACTATAAGTCAAAGCGAAGAAAATCTG ATGTAGATTTGGGCCCTCCGATATTGGACGATAGCTTGGCTTACAAAATCGTCGAAGAATTGGAAACGTGGAAGGAGAGGCAGCAGGAAATGTTCAGGGTCGAG CTCAAACGTAAAGAAGAACAGCACTTGAATCTCTTGAGTGACGAGTGGCAGAAGCGGAGGGAAGCCTTGGAAATGAGATTGAATTGTAGCGTCGAACAATGTAAGATGCTCGCCAATAGTTTGAATAACGCCACGGAAGACTTGCGGGTCAGGCGACtcaaaagtttggaaaaagagGCTAGGCTGATAAAAGCAAACGAAGATTTGCAGTGGAGATATGATCACAAGATGCAGGAACTGAGAGAAGCTTCCCAACGTCTGGAAGATGATCTTAATCATAAg TTGTCTATCTTAGAGCAACAGAGAGAGGTTCTAGAGGCAAAAGTAGGACCGTTAGAAGTGGAAAACGATAAATTACGACAGATTGTTAATCGGCAAGTCGAGGAATTGGAGATCTATCAGAAGGGATCTTTGACGCAGGATCAAACAGCTTCTTTACTCCAGGATCTCAAAagaatggaggaaaaattaaacagtGCTCTGAAAAGCAAATCGTTTTTCAAAGAACAGTGGGGTAAAGCAGTACGAGAGATTCatagaatgaaaatggaaCATCAACAAGCCGTGGAAGTTCACATTAAAAATAGCAaggaagaattaaaaaatatcaa tTTGGAGGACGTTCTGTGTATGGATTCCAAGGAATTGATGAACGATCAAATTCTACTCGGGCAAATACAGAAGGAAATAAATGTGATCAAGCCGCAATCTTCCTTCATACAGATGGAGATGGAAGACCAAATGTATTCACGTCCCACAAACTTGTATACCAAGTCCAACCACAGCATGGTTAGGTCAGAGATATCAATGAAATCGGAAGAACTCGATgaacggttgaaaaatttaatcgaagAACGTGATTCTTTGTTAAAAACTGGAAGTTACTCGATAGACGACGCCGTTATTGTGAAACTCAACAACGAAATCAGATCACTCTTGATCACCAGCTGA